One part of the Calypte anna isolate BGI_N300 chromosome 12, bCalAnn1_v1.p, whole genome shotgun sequence genome encodes these proteins:
- the ALAS1 gene encoding 5-aminolevulinate synthase, nonspecific, mitochondrial — protein sequence MMEAVVRRCPFLARVSQAFLQKAGPSLLLYAQHCPRMMEAAPPAAARALTTSAARGQQAEEETPASRREVKNAKDVARENTGGPQPPASHPAAAASQGSATKCPFLAAQMNHKNSNVFCKASLELQEDVQEMQADRKGTEFAKIPAASTLRNIETEGEEHSGLLKKFKDIVLKQRPESVSHLLQDNLPKSVSTFQYDQFFEKKIDEKKKDHTYRVFKTVNRKAQIFPMADDYTDSLITKKEVSVWCSNDYLGMSRHPRVCGAVMDTLKQHGAGAGGTRNISGTSKFHVDLEKELADLHGKDAALLFSSCFVANDSTLFTLAKMLPGCEIYSDSGNHASMIQGIRNSRVPKHIYRHNDVNHLRELLEKSDPSTPKIVAFETVHSMDGAVCPLEELCDVAHEHGAITFVDEVHAVGLYGARGGGIGDRDGIMHKMDIISGTLGKAFGCVGGYISSTSSLIDTVRSYAAGFIFTTSLPPMLLAGALESVRTLKSAEGQVLRRQHQRNVKLMRQMLMDAGLPVVHCPSHIIPVRVADAAKNTEICDKLMSQHSIYVQAINYPTVPRGEELLRIAPTPHHTPQMMSYFLEKLLATWKEVGLELKPHSSAECNFCRRPLHFELMSERERSYFSGMSKLVSVSA from the exons ATGATGGAGGCGGTGGTGCGGCGCTGCCCGTTCCTGGCCCGCGTCTCCCAGGCCTTCCTGCAGAAGGCCGggccctccctgctcctctacGCCCAGCACTGCCCGCGGATGATGGAGGCGGCCCCGCCGGCTGCCGCCCGAGCTCTGACCACGTCTGCGGCCCGCGGGCAGCAGGCTGAGGAGGAGACCCCCGCCTCCCGCCGGG AGGTCAAAAATGCCAAAGATGTGGCCCGAGAGAATACAGGTGGACCCCAGCCACCTGCTAgccaccctgctgctgctgctagcCAGGGCTCAGCTACCAAGTGCCCATTCCTGGCGGCTCAAATGAATCACAAGAACAGTAATGTTTTCTGCAAAGCCAGCCTAGAACTCCAAGAGGATGTGCAGGAAATGCAGGCAGACAGGAAAG GTACAGAATTTGCTAAAATACCAGCTGCTTCCACACTGAGGAACATTGAGACTGAGGGAGAAGAGCACAGTGGTTTGCTGAAGAAGTTTAAGGATATTGTGCTGAAGCAGAGACCAGAAAGCGTCTCTCATCTGCTTCAGGATAACTTGCCAAAAT CTGTATCCACCTTCCAGTATGATCAgttctttgagaaaaaaatagatgagaAGAAGAAGGATCACACCTACCGAGTGTTCAAAACCGTGAACCGAAAGGCGCAGATCTTTCCCATGGCAGATGACTACACTGACTCCCTGATCACCAAGAAGGAGGTGTCTGTCTGGTGCAGCAATGATTACCTGGGGATGAGTCGTCACCCTCGTGTGTGTGGAGCAGTGAT GGATACACTGAAACAAcatggtgctggagcaggaggcacaAGGAATATTTCAGGAACAAGTAAATTTCACGTCGATTTGGAAAAAGAACTAGCTGATCTTCATGGAAAAGATGCAGCACTGTTGTTCTCATCTTGCTTTGTAGCCAATGACTCCACTCTCTTCACTCTAGCTAAAATGCTACCAG GCTGTGAGATCTACTCTGATTCTGGAAACCATGCCTCCATGATCCAGGGGATCCGAAACAGCAGGGTCCCAAAACACATATATCGCCATAATGATGTCAACCATCTCAGAGAACTATTGGAAAAGTCTGATCCATCTACCCCTAAAATTGTTGCATTTGAAACAGTTCACTCAATGGATG GTGCAGTCTGTCCCCTGGAAGAGCTGTGTGACGTTGCCCACGAGCATGGGGCAATCACTTTTGTGGATGAAGTTCATGCTGTGGGGCTGTATGGAGCTCGAGGTGGTGGGATAGGGGACCGGGATGGAATCATGCACAAGATGGACATCATTTCTGGAACTCTTG gCAAAGCATTCGGTTGTGTAGGAGGATACATCTCCAGTACAAGCTCTCTGATAGACACCGTTCGTTCCTATGCTGCTGGCTTTATTTTCACAACATCCCTGCCACCCATGCTCTTGGCTGGTGCCCTGGAATCCGTCCGAACTCTGAAGAGTGCAGAGGGCCAAGTCCTGAGGCGCCAGCACCAGCGCAACGTGAAGCTGATGAGACAGATGCTGATGGACGCAGGGCTTCCCGTGGTGCACTGCCCTAGTCACATCATTCCAGTCAGG GTTGCAGATGCTGCTAAAAATACAGAGATATGTGACAAGCTGATGAGTCAGCACAGCATCTACGTCCAAGCAATCAACTACCCCACAGTTCCCCGTGGAGAAGAACTGCTACGTATTGCCCCCACGCCTCACCACACCCCTCAGATGATGAGTTATTTTCTTG AAAAACTGCTGGCTACATGGAAGGAGGTTGGTCTGGAGCTGAAACCACATTCATCAGCTGAATGCAACTTCTGTAGAAGACCTTTACATTTTGAACTGATGAGTGAACGGGAAAGATCCTACTTCAGTGGCATGAGCAAACTAGTATCTGTCAGTGCATGA